The window aatattattacataattcaaaaatagattaaaaaatcaaaaatagattaaaaaagaagttattacttgctcaactataaaacttgtcttctctaatattacttTTTTTAAAGACGCGTGCAATAATTTTTTTCGTATTTAACTTTTTTGTTGCAACCTAgtgatcaattaattacattttacgcaaattcagagggctaactgaatattttatgtgaGTTGAGGAAGCTATCAGAATAGTTTGAAAATTCAGGGAgctaattaaattttttgggAAAGTTcagggacaaatgatgtattaagcctaagaATATggaaaaatttataaaacttaTCCAAATAGAAAAGTCCATTTGAGCACATGTTAccaaaagtatatatatatatatatatatatatatatatccattaTCTTCTCCAATTTTGACCTTTAAGGTAATTCTTTTTAAGCGCACTCAAACTATTCTATGATAGTGATCCCagttttttttaagagaaaGGAACAATTTGATAAATCTTATTACATATAAACCATGCGGGATAAGAAGATTCTCATTCTCATCCCTTAATTTTTCAAGGAATTACCACAAAACAGATGTCCACATGagagttttaatttttaaaattttatttagaaactaaatttatataaaataaaatatcaaattaataaaaagtcATTACAGTAATTcaagattttaattaattacaaataatgTGCACAAATACTTTCGTGAGTATTACAATTGGATTTATTATGaacaaaaattattatatatatatatgtaaagaaTTTCTACAGGGGGATCCCAATGGATGGAAAGAGCATTCTTCGTTCTGTCCTAACTGAGGATAAAAAAATTCTCCATTCCTGTACACATCATGGGAATGTCAAATACTTTCGCATTCCTAAAAACATGTATTGTACTCGGTAGAAGAATGAGTTCCTTTTAGAAATATCTCCTCCAATTGCTTTTTTAGTAATAATTTGATAATTGCTGGTATATGTCCAACCATTGCATAGAAATCATGCTTGAAAGAAAACATAACAATataaatgaaatttcattttaaGATGAAGCATAGAGGTCCAATGATATCCTCTGAGAGAGCCTCTTTCAATATGTAAAATGTACAATTATCATGCATTCCTCATTTTGCTCTTTCTTTATTATTCACAACATGACTGGACCAATAGAAACTTTCTCGAAACATAAAGAGGAAAGGAAGGGTCTAAAAATAAATGTTGTCAAGTTAACAAAACATGCTATGCTCTTCCAAGGAATACattttctttccctttttaAATGGTTacagaaaattagaaaaaagatGCAACTCCCTAAAAACTGTAAAACATATGCTAACAGATTCTCTAATCATTCTTTTTCCCCTATACATACAGACAGACTCACTTAAGTTTCATGTTACAACTACAATTATTAATCACTCTCTCTGACTCTGGTGACTTGAATCTGGCATGGATGGAGTTGATACCACTGCCTTGCCTTTGTTTTCTGATGATTCCATATGGCCATGTAGAACTGCTTGCAGCTGCCTTTGCAGGACCTATTTGAAcagaaatatttaaaatttaaacaaaatatataaacaacAGAAATACCAACTTCACAAAATCAGTGAATAAATGGCACCTCAATCTGTTGTTGCAGAACCTTTTTCTGAGCTTCCAAGTCGGAGTTTGGTATACTTCCCAACCCTTCTCCATGAGTTGCACCGCCACCAGGTACTTGAAAGGGTACAAACACATAGTGGGGGAACTGCGGCGGGGATAAGTTTGACGATCCAAGATCAATATTAGGCTGTACGGGTGATTGTCTAACGAATGCTCCACTAGATTCATTACTACCAGTGTCAGCCAAGGGCCTTTGAGCTTGAGGGAGCAAGGTATATCCAGGAGACCTGCACAAAGTTCAACAATCAACTCTTGGGGCTGAATTAGACAGCTAGTCATCTATCATACTGGGAAAGCAAAAAACTAAGACTAGCAATGGAGAAAGCTGCAAGTCAAAGCAGCAAAAACTTATAATATTAATCATGTCTGGTTAACCGTGGTTCAACAAAAACTTTATAGCTCGTCTAATTTTAGAACAATTTATCAAACTGCGTTCTCTAAAGGACGGCTGGTAGTTATGTGAATCCACTATGGGTTACAAAATTTAGAGTTCCACATCAGAAGCATTGCACTTAAAAGCCAGCCTATGGGCTGAGAAATATGATGTGCACATATAGCATGAGACATGTCTGTCTGGGAAAGAAGGTATCAACAATAAAATGATGAACAAAAGATTGCATTTAGCATAAAAAAAGCACATACCATACTAAAGTGTTTGCAGAAGGATAAACAAAAGATTTCTCATATATAGAGGCAGCTGCAGCAGCAGCCTGGAGTCTTGCTTGATGTCGGCTCAAATTATCATTGGCCAGACCACCATCTGAGCCCTGATTTCCGGCATTTACAGTGCCAGTCTCTGTTCCAAAATTTCAACAATGAATCAGCAAAAGTCAAATATAAGTTCACTATATAATTATACAACCAAACAAAATTAGGAAATGATATACTataataattagttaattacCTTGCCTACGAGTAGCTGCCCCTGATCCTTGTTGACCTCCAGCTGTACTAGCACCATTCTCAGGTGGCACAACTAGGGCTCTGCATGTAGGACAAGTGTGTTGCCGCTCGAGCCATGAACGAAGGCAATGAACATGAAAGAGATGTCCACATATTAATTTTTTGGCTGTAGTCATCTCTTCACGACAGATAATGCAGGTAGCATCACTCCTGCATATTCAGAAGAAATAATTAACAATGCTGATCCAAATAAAGCTTTTGCTGAAAtagagtttaaaaaaaaaaaggggtaaataatttattagtcctctcCTTTTTAACTAACACTatttagtccccctattttgaagAACACATTATAAGCCCCTATCCTTTGTcaccatagttattaaaggcccATGGTGCAGACAAGGCACACTTAcaagaataaaaattataaaactataaaactaacataaaaatgcaatgaatactaaatcatgaaaatatcttaagcataaataaattttaaaatgcaaaatgAACTCCATATTAGAAAGATAAAGTTGAATACTAAATCCTAAGTTCTACTCCTaatcaaaactctccaaattCATCACTATCACACTACGCATCTAAAGCATCATCAAACTCTTGATCATGAAACTGatcctcttcatcctcatcaacaaaatcagtttcttcctcctcatctcttcctcttctaatAAACGTATAATATCTCTtttaaatacttttttttttaatagaactGCCCCTAACTGCCAAACATTCCAGAAAACTGCCCCTAACTGCCAAGGTGCGCCTTTGGCAACTGCCTCTTGGCGTaaaatggcgcaccaggcgcgcGCCATGGCAGTTGCGCCTCGCCATGGGGCTGTCATGGTGCTAAGGcctgcgcctggtgcgccataggcgcgcctttaataactatgtttTCACTGTTAACCTTTTGGTccttctgtctattttttttagatttttaaccgttttATTCGGCATAAACAGGCAGGCAGAAAATAACAAGAGTAACAAGGTCATTTTGTATCGCACTATGGCTGTTATGGCTGTCCTGAAACTAAGATATGTTTGgtttaaaatctaaaaaattagataaaaggaccaaagGGTTGTGGTgacaaaagatagggacctcataatgtgtttttcaaaataggggactAAAGAGTGTGTTACGGAAAAAggtggggactaataaattatttaccctaaagaAAGTACAGAACTCACGCATTAAGCTCTTCAGGTGTAGCGTCCGGGAACCGATCATTCATGTTTGAAGTAATCTTGCGGTAGCGAATGTAATCAGCGACACGAATTTTGAAGTTCCTGAATGTCTCATAAAGCTCCCGTATTAAGTGCAAAGGCACACCATAGTTCCTACACAATTTAAGtccaattcataaaaaaaaaaaaaagcagatTAGGACTCATGAACCTTATTAAGCTGATACAGCATAATATGCAACAATAAAAGTTAAACATCATTTTCAAGGAGAACTGAAGATACGAAAGTCAAGTATCATGTAAACATTAGTCCTTCccacataaacctcttcatacAAGACCATTATTACACTTCAATTTTCTATCTCAATACGTGCTTTCATATGGATGATATACCAAGTTGTGCGACCGATGAAGTTCTGCACAATTCTGAAGACAATTAATTGGCTATTGATGAATTTGTCTCAAAACAATAGTTGCATAATAAAATAAGAAGCTCAGTATCAGCTGCCTCATCTAAGAGTACATGCAAATGAAAGTTAAGTAAGATGGGGTACTGAAAAAATTATCCACTACAAAAACTAGAATAATACTCAATATAAGACCTAAGAAGGTTTGAATACTAAGAAAACTACAAGCATGTGCACTTCTATGTCTCTGTTCTCTCTTATCATTTTCATACAATATTGAATCCATTGGTATGTGTGCTTGCGAACACAACTATCACTAAAAGACACTTAAGAGAAACAAAATAGTTACGATAATGGTCAAGGTACATTGTAATTACAGTCCATTATTTTGAAGAAACCAGAAGATGagaagaaaatgataaaaattaaTGATTTAATAGAAACAGCTTTTCAAAAACGCACCAAATCAACTAGTTCCTTAGGGTATATGACCAGAAAACACAATCAACTCAAACCCAAGTTATTGAGCTACATATCAAATCAATTCTTACTAGCTCAAAAGTCAAAGCATAGAAAAATTCCATGCCCCTGATCACATGTCAAGCAGATG is drawn from Euphorbia lathyris chromosome 9, ddEupLath1.1, whole genome shotgun sequence and contains these coding sequences:
- the LOC136206858 gene encoding ERAD-associated E3 ubiquitin-protein ligase HRD1B-like: MMRLRTYAGFSLLATIAVIYHAFNSRGQFYPAMVYLSTSKINLVLLLNMGLVIMCMLWQLTKRIFLGSLREAEVERLNEQSWREVMEILFAITIFRQDFSVTFLAMVTALLLIKALHWLAQKRVEYIETTPSVPMLSHIRIVSFIGFLLLLDSLFLYSSVKYLLETRQASVSLFFSFEYMILATTTVSTFVKYVFYVSDMLMEGQWERKAVYTFYLELIRDLLHLSMYLCFFLVIFMNYGVPLHLIRELYETFRNFKIRVADYIRYRKITSNMNDRFPDATPEELNASDATCIICREEMTTAKKLICGHLFHVHCLRSWLERQHTCPTCRALVVPPENGASTAGGQQGSGAATRRQETGTVNAGNQGSDGGLANDNLSRHQARLQAAAAAASIYEKSFVYPSANTLVWSPGYTLLPQAQRPLADTGSNESSGAFVRQSPVQPNIDLGSSNLSPPQFPHYVFVPFQVPGGGATHGEGLGSIPNSDLEAQKKVLQQQIEVLQRQLQAVLHGHMESSENKGKAVVSTPSMPDSSHQSQRE